The Methanomassiliicoccus luminyensis B10 genome includes a window with the following:
- a CDS encoding zinc ribbon domain-containing protein produces MSSPDDLKSRFNRFREKKYALPLALLLTFIVCSVLLMYSANLCFGYLLVAVVAYYLPYYFGLKDRRKLAVFGAVLMVAIAIPFGLMIASDYQGFEGSTVSTDDRSMFDGGVTPFSDVDGRTHNYTVTVSDPAITNVSVAINDWWTNTNINSPNFNYTMTQYVDVEGGRQFYLEVQLPEQSMYAFHFSALNGTEWIRTDVTVGPIDMPSGDFYTKIITGTILSTFMTVGILFYLLLVLTWFADRSRKKAIEMQKNMNFPPAGDQKSKEKFICSECRAEVPADAKTCPQCGERFDDEPEAPAAAAKEDEYYCTDCGATVQESDTVCPNCGKKFED; encoded by the coding sequence ATGTCATCGCCTGACGACCTCAAGAGCCGCTTCAACAGGTTCCGGGAGAAGAAGTACGCTCTCCCCCTTGCGCTGCTGCTCACTTTCATCGTATGTTCTGTGCTGCTGATGTACTCGGCCAACCTGTGCTTCGGGTACTTGCTCGTGGCAGTGGTCGCCTACTATCTGCCCTACTATTTCGGGCTGAAGGACCGCAGGAAGCTGGCGGTCTTCGGCGCGGTGCTGATGGTCGCCATCGCCATTCCGTTCGGGCTGATGATCGCTTCCGACTACCAGGGGTTCGAAGGCTCGACGGTGAGTACCGACGACCGATCCATGTTCGACGGCGGCGTCACTCCGTTCAGCGACGTGGACGGCAGGACCCACAATTACACTGTCACCGTCAGCGACCCGGCGATAACCAACGTTTCGGTCGCCATCAACGATTGGTGGACGAACACGAACATCAACTCACCGAACTTCAATTACACCATGACCCAGTACGTGGACGTGGAGGGAGGCCGTCAGTTCTACCTGGAGGTCCAGCTGCCCGAGCAATCCATGTACGCATTCCACTTCAGCGCGCTCAACGGCACCGAGTGGATAAGGACCGACGTGACCGTCGGGCCCATCGACATGCCCTCCGGCGATTTCTACACGAAGATCATCACGGGGACCATCCTGAGCACATTCATGACGGTGGGCATCCTGTTCTACCTGCTGCTGGTCCTGACCTGGTTCGCCGATAGGTCCAGGAAGAAGGCCATTGAGATGCAGAAGAACATGAACTTCCCGCCGGCCGGAGATCAGAAGAGCAAGGAGAAGTTCATATGCTCGGAATGCCGGGCAGAGGTGCCTGCCGATGCCAAGACCTGCCCGCAGTGCGGAGAAAGGTTCGACGACGAGCCTGAAGCCCCTGCCGCGGCCGCCAAGGAGGATGAGTATTACTGCACCGACTGCGGCGCCACCGTCCAGGAGTCGGACACAGTATGCCCGAACTGCGGGAAGAAGTTCGAGGACTGA
- a CDS encoding DNA topoisomerase VI subunit B, translating into MPSTAIANKLAKSQKEISVSEFFEKNRQILGFDSPIKSLIMGVKEAVDNALDACEEAQILPDIVVKIDRVDQKEFRVTVEDNGPGIVPSSMPNVFGRLLYGSRFHAVRQSRGQQGIGISATIMFGQITTGKAATARSKVEGAEAAKEIDIIIDTKKNAPVILRESYTPWDEKPHGTRVEYYMNGRYVTGKQSVLEYLRQTAIVNPHATVTFIDPDGKRYVFERATEQMPPPTKEIKPHPDGIELGTLMNMIKSTKEKSLVKFLQNDFNRVSERVAKEICAAAAMPETTRPSNLSLESSKQLLEGIGKVKIMAPQVDCLSPIGESLIRKGLKHVLLDLKPEFYAPPVTREPKVHSGNPFLIEVGIVYGGDLPGDQQVQILRFANRVPLLYQQGACVVTKAIESTDWRRYGLEQRGGSGIPFGPAIILVHVASTKIPFTSEAKEAISSIPSIQEEIELALKACGRSLRTHLNKKERKGKTRAKFEIVQVIIPLIAEKTSQIVGKPVPDLRGTITKIMNVVWIDDAVTYEKGRHKVKVSIYNYTPKQQKFKLHTVLPKGALDLGTCSIKPSEIKEDDKITWELPKIVSTGILDLTFDLNGLDQEAFEETEMYISGINPVDVMGADPLPGDWDLQGVNFTETEAVPEAKEEEEEEPDYDEEGEELNEE; encoded by the coding sequence ATGCCCTCAACAGCCATAGCCAATAAGCTGGCCAAGAGCCAAAAGGAGATATCTGTCTCCGAGTTCTTCGAGAAGAACCGCCAGATCCTGGGATTCGATTCCCCGATCAAGAGCCTCATCATGGGGGTCAAGGAGGCGGTGGATAACGCCCTCGACGCCTGCGAGGAGGCGCAGATCCTGCCCGACATAGTCGTCAAGATCGACCGGGTGGACCAGAAGGAGTTCCGGGTGACCGTCGAAGATAACGGCCCCGGTATAGTCCCGTCGTCCATGCCCAACGTGTTCGGGCGCCTGCTGTACGGCTCCCGGTTCCACGCCGTCCGCCAATCCAGAGGGCAGCAGGGCATCGGGATCTCGGCCACCATCATGTTCGGCCAGATCACTACGGGAAAGGCCGCGACCGCCCGCTCCAAGGTGGAGGGGGCCGAGGCGGCCAAGGAGATCGACATCATTATCGACACCAAGAAGAACGCCCCGGTAATTCTGAGAGAGTCCTACACCCCCTGGGACGAGAAGCCCCACGGCACCAGGGTGGAGTACTACATGAACGGGAGGTACGTTACCGGAAAGCAGTCCGTGCTGGAGTACCTCCGGCAGACCGCCATCGTCAACCCCCACGCCACCGTCACGTTCATAGACCCTGATGGGAAGAGGTACGTGTTCGAGCGGGCCACCGAGCAGATGCCCCCGCCCACCAAGGAGATCAAGCCACATCCTGACGGCATCGAGCTGGGCACCTTGATGAACATGATCAAATCCACCAAGGAGAAGAGCCTGGTCAAGTTCCTGCAGAACGACTTCAACCGCGTCTCCGAGCGCGTGGCCAAGGAGATCTGCGCGGCCGCAGCCATGCCCGAGACCACCCGGCCGTCGAACCTGTCGCTGGAATCATCCAAGCAGCTGCTGGAGGGCATCGGCAAGGTCAAGATCATGGCCCCCCAGGTCGATTGCCTTTCTCCGATCGGCGAGAGCCTCATACGGAAAGGGCTGAAGCATGTTCTGCTGGATCTAAAGCCGGAGTTCTATGCGCCCCCCGTCACCAGGGAGCCGAAGGTGCACTCCGGGAACCCGTTCCTGATCGAGGTCGGCATCGTGTACGGCGGCGACCTCCCCGGGGACCAGCAGGTGCAGATACTTCGGTTCGCCAATCGCGTGCCCCTGCTGTACCAGCAAGGGGCCTGCGTGGTCACCAAGGCTATCGAGAGCACCGACTGGAGGAGGTACGGCCTGGAACAGAGAGGGGGCTCCGGCATACCGTTCGGGCCGGCCATCATACTGGTGCACGTAGCCTCGACCAAGATCCCGTTCACCTCCGAGGCCAAGGAGGCCATCTCCTCTATACCATCAATACAAGAGGAGATCGAGCTCGCCCTCAAGGCCTGCGGACGGAGCCTGCGGACGCACCTCAACAAGAAGGAGCGGAAGGGGAAGACCAGGGCCAAGTTCGAGATCGTCCAGGTCATCATCCCCCTCATCGCCGAGAAGACCTCCCAGATCGTGGGGAAGCCGGTGCCGGACCTGCGGGGCACCATCACCAAGATCATGAACGTGGTGTGGATCGACGACGCGGTCACCTACGAGAAGGGGCGCCACAAGGTCAAGGTGTCCATTTACAACTACACCCCCAAGCAGCAGAAGTTCAAGCTGCACACCGTGCTGCCCAAGGGCGCGCTGGACCTCGGCACCTGCTCCATCAAGCCCTCCGAGATCAAGGAGGACGACAAGATCACCTGGGAGCTGCCCAAGATCGTCTCCACCGGCATCCTCGACCTCACCTTCGACCTCAATGGGCTGGACCAGGAAGCGTTCGAGGAGACCGAGATGTACATCTCCGGGATCAACCCAGTGGACGTCATGGGCGCCGATCCCCTGCCCGGGGACTGGGACCTGCAAGGGGTCAATTTCACCGAGACCGAGGCGGTCCCCGAGGCCAAGGAAGAGGAGGAAGAGGAGCCGGACTACGACGAGGAGGGAGAGGAACTCAATGAAGAGTAA